Proteins from a genomic interval of Nitrospina gracilis Nb-211:
- the ligA gene encoding NAD-dependent DNA ligase LigA: MASKIEKEIEQLRREIHHHDHLYYVLDQPEISDREYDRLLDRLKELEAKHPELVTPDSPTQRVGGKASEKFDPVEHKVPMMSLDNTYNVEEVEDFHQRVCKTLGTEEVEYVVELKIDGLGVTLAYDNGRFVQGATRGDGKVGEDVTANLKTLRSVPLTLDTSKLKHKYLEVRGEVYMDHTGFKKLNSAREERGETPFANPRNAAAGSVRLLDPSITAERPLRIWVYSVGHLEGPAFDTHYEALQTLKQLGFRINPHTELCKNFDAVRKLIDRWQEKRRTLDYDVDGLVIKVNRIKSQNKLGYTAKHPRWAVAYKYEAEEAQTKVNAINVQVGRTGAITPVAELEPVLVAGTTVKRATLHNEDEIKRLDVRVGDDVIIVKAGEIIPKVVRVVTPEGSKRGKPYTMPKTCPECDTPIVRQEGEAAWRCVNASCPAQLKEHLLHFASRDAMDIDHLGTAVVEQLVNSGRVKTVSDLYTLEHEEVKNLERFAEKSAQNLIDAIEKSRRAGLSRLIHALGIRFVGQRVAQVLANTFHTMDALEKASFEDLESIDEIGPKIAESLRQFFDEDKNKKEIAHLKDMGVVMEEERAEVAGDGALSGKQFVLTGTLENHTREEAKALIHKAGGRVTSSVSQKTDYVVAGADPGSKLDKAKKLGVAVLDEAAFEKLLKGK, translated from the coding sequence ATGGCTTCCAAGATCGAAAAAGAAATCGAACAGCTCCGCCGCGAAATCCACCACCACGACCATTTGTACTATGTGCTCGACCAACCGGAGATCAGCGACCGCGAATACGACCGCCTGCTTGACCGGCTGAAAGAGCTGGAGGCAAAACACCCGGAACTGGTGACGCCGGACTCGCCGACGCAACGGGTCGGCGGCAAGGCGTCGGAGAAGTTCGATCCCGTCGAGCACAAGGTGCCGATGATGAGCCTCGACAACACGTACAACGTCGAGGAGGTCGAGGACTTTCATCAACGCGTGTGCAAAACGCTGGGCACGGAAGAGGTCGAGTACGTGGTGGAACTCAAGATCGACGGCCTGGGCGTGACCCTCGCCTACGACAACGGCCGCTTCGTGCAGGGCGCGACGCGCGGCGACGGCAAGGTGGGCGAGGACGTCACCGCCAACCTCAAAACCCTCCGCTCGGTGCCGCTCACCCTCGATACGTCCAAGCTGAAACACAAATACCTCGAAGTGCGCGGCGAGGTATACATGGATCATACCGGTTTTAAAAAACTCAATTCCGCGCGCGAGGAACGCGGCGAGACGCCGTTTGCCAATCCGCGCAACGCCGCCGCCGGGTCCGTGCGCCTGCTCGATCCGTCCATCACCGCCGAGCGGCCGCTCCGCATCTGGGTGTACAGCGTCGGGCACCTCGAAGGCCCGGCGTTCGACACGCATTACGAAGCGTTGCAGACTCTCAAGCAACTCGGCTTTCGCATCAACCCGCACACCGAACTGTGCAAAAATTTCGACGCGGTGCGGAAACTCATCGACCGCTGGCAGGAAAAACGCCGGACCCTGGATTACGACGTGGACGGGCTGGTCATCAAGGTCAACCGCATCAAGTCGCAGAACAAACTGGGCTATACCGCCAAGCACCCGCGCTGGGCGGTGGCGTACAAGTACGAGGCGGAGGAAGCGCAGACGAAAGTGAACGCCATCAATGTGCAGGTGGGGCGGACGGGGGCCATCACGCCGGTGGCGGAGCTGGAGCCGGTGCTGGTGGCGGGCACCACGGTAAAACGCGCCACGCTTCATAACGAAGACGAGATCAAGCGCCTCGACGTGCGTGTCGGCGACGACGTGATCATCGTCAAGGCCGGGGAGATCATCCCGAAAGTCGTGCGCGTGGTGACGCCGGAAGGATCGAAACGCGGCAAGCCATACACCATGCCCAAAACCTGTCCCGAATGCGATACGCCGATCGTGCGGCAGGAAGGCGAGGCGGCGTGGCGGTGCGTCAACGCCTCGTGCCCGGCGCAGTTGAAGGAACACCTGTTGCACTTCGCGTCGCGCGACGCGATGGACATCGATCACCTGGGCACGGCGGTGGTGGAACAACTGGTCAACTCCGGCCGGGTGAAGACGGTGTCCGATCTCTACACGCTCGAACACGAGGAAGTGAAGAACCTCGAACGCTTCGCCGAGAAGTCGGCGCAGAACCTGATCGACGCCATCGAAAAGAGCAGGCGGGCGGGCCTGAGCCGCCTCATCCATGCGCTGGGCATCCGCTTCGTCGGCCAGCGCGTGGCGCAGGTGCTGGCCAACACGTTTCACACCATGGACGCGCTGGAGAAGGCGAGCTTTGAAGATTTGGAGTCGATCGACGAGATCGGCCCGAAGATCGCCGAGAGCCTGCGCCAGTTTTTCGACGAGGACAAAAACAAAAAAGAGATCGCGCACTTAAAAGATATGGGCGTGGTGATGGAAGAAGAGCGCGCGGAGGTGGCAGGCGACGGTGCGCTTTCCGGCAAGCAGTTCGTGCTGACGGGGACGCTGGAGAACCACACGCGCGAGGAGGCGAAGGCGCTCATCCACAAGGCCGGCGGGCGGGTGACGTCCAGCGTGTCGCAGAAAACCGATTACGTGGTGGCGGGTGCGGACCCGGGAAGTAAACTCGACAAGGCGAAAAAACTCGGCGTCGCCGTGCTGGATGAAGCCGCGTTTGAAAAACTGTTGAAGGGGAAGTGA
- a CDS encoding DEAD/DEAH box helicase: MEQVEFESLLLPEEVMQGIRSAGFKHCTPIQAKTLPHALEGKDVAGQAQTGTGKTAAFLIALFTKLLRTPKPEQKGNTWVAPRGLVIAPTRELAIQIERDAKELGQHTGFRTVCIYGGVDYDKQREEIRKGVDLLIVTPGRLIDFYKQKFFSLKSVEVLVIDEADRMFDMGFIKDLRYILRNISPYNKRQSMLFSATLNHRVMELCYEHMNDPIPVRIEPEKLVVDEVDQKMYHVGSHEKFSLLLGLLKQEQGDKVIIFTNTKAEAENLELRLQHNGYNAAQISGDLPQKKRIKTLERFTEGELDILIATDVASRGLHIDDITHVINYDLPQDPEDYIHRIGRTARAGKRGDAISLACEEYVDNLVRIEETLTTKIPVEWPEEELFEEERPGTPPRRKPRPFGQRRPGGGSGPARNGRPPRGSGGGRGGSGGGGGGGNRSRGRRPSGPRRRSGPKPSSSSTS, encoded by the coding sequence ATGGAACAAGTTGAATTTGAAAGCCTCCTCCTGCCTGAGGAGGTCATGCAGGGAATCCGCAGTGCGGGGTTCAAACACTGCACTCCCATCCAGGCCAAAACCCTTCCCCACGCCCTCGAGGGCAAAGACGTCGCCGGACAGGCGCAGACCGGCACCGGCAAAACCGCCGCGTTTCTGATCGCGCTGTTCACCAAACTGTTGCGGACGCCGAAGCCCGAACAGAAAGGCAACACCTGGGTCGCGCCGCGGGGACTCGTCATCGCGCCGACGCGCGAACTCGCCATCCAGATCGAACGCGACGCCAAGGAGCTGGGCCAGCACACCGGTTTCCGCACCGTTTGCATCTACGGTGGAGTGGATTATGACAAACAGAGGGAAGAGATCAGAAAGGGCGTGGACCTGCTCATCGTCACTCCGGGCCGCCTGATCGATTTTTACAAGCAGAAATTCTTCAGCCTGAAATCCGTCGAGGTGCTGGTCATCGACGAAGCCGACCGCATGTTCGACATGGGTTTCATCAAGGACCTGCGCTACATCCTGCGCAACATCTCGCCTTACAACAAACGCCAGTCGATGCTGTTCTCGGCGACACTCAACCACCGCGTCATGGAACTGTGCTACGAGCACATGAATGACCCCATCCCCGTGCGCATCGAGCCGGAAAAGCTGGTGGTGGACGAGGTGGATCAGAAAATGTACCACGTCGGCTCGCACGAGAAGTTCAGCCTGCTCCTCGGCCTGCTCAAGCAGGAACAGGGCGACAAGGTGATCATCTTCACCAATACCAAGGCGGAGGCGGAAAACCTCGAGTTGCGCCTGCAACACAATGGCTACAACGCCGCACAGATTTCCGGCGATCTGCCGCAGAAAAAACGCATCAAGACGCTGGAGCGGTTCACCGAAGGTGAGCTCGATATCCTGATTGCGACCGACGTCGCGTCGCGCGGACTGCACATCGACGACATCACGCACGTCATCAACTACGACCTGCCGCAGGACCCGGAGGACTACATCCATCGCATCGGACGCACGGCGCGAGCGGGCAAACGCGGCGACGCCATCAGCCTCGCCTGCGAGGAATACGTGGACAACCTGGTGCGCATTGAAGAGACATTGACCACGAAAATTCCCGTCGAGTGGCCGGAAGAGGAACTGTTCGAGGAAGAGCGTCCGGGCACCCCGCCCCGGCGCAAGCCGAGACCGTTCGGGCAGAGACGCCCCGGCGGCGGCTCCGGTCCGGCCCGCAACGGCCGCCCTCCGCGCGGTTCGGGAGGAGGACGCGGCGGCAGTGGTGGTGGAGGTGGTGGTGGCAACCGGTCACGCGGCCGCAGACCATCCGGCCCCCGGCGCCGAAGCGGTCCCAAACCCTCCAGCTCCTCGACCAGCTGA